The sequence agagagcaagagcaagcataCGCAAaggcggggaagggcagaggaagagggagagagacactgaagcagactccacgctgagcacgagacccaacatggggcttgatctcatgaccctgagatcagacctgaagcaaaaccaagagtcagacacttaaccaactgaaccaccaaggtggtctaatactatatgattttttaaGGGTGATCAAAAATTGGTTAAACTAGTCCAGGATATTAGAAACCAAAACAGTAATTGCCTTGGGGGACAGGAAGGTGAGAGGCTGGGAggatgaggtggggaggggtggattGACTGGACAGAGGCAAGGGGAGCCTTCGGGAATAATCGAAATGTTCTATATCCTGACCTAAAATTTGTTGGTGGTTATGTGGGTTGATGCTTATGTAAAAGTTCACCAAGCTGTATACTGAAGATTTATACACGTTAGGAATGTGTAacctcaattaaaataaaatttgaaaaagaaattaatgaaccCACAGTGATATTACAAAAACAGCGTGGGACGTGGTGATGGAAAGCTGTTCTTTTTGTAAGGATGCCAGCTACTCCGTGTAGAAGGAAtgatagagggcgcctgggtggctcagtgggttaagccgctgccttcggctcaggtcatgatctcagagtcctgggatcgagtcccgcattgggctctctgctcagcagagagcctgcttccctctctctctctctgcctgcctctccatctacttgtgatttctctctgtcaaataaataaataaaatatttaaaaaaaaaagaaggaatgatagAGTTAGAAAAATACCATTCTCTAAGCACTAATCATTGATTCAGGCAGGGATTATCAGTGAGTCCAAAAACTCGGGGGGGAAGGTTGTTGCTGGGAAACAAAGTATCCATAGGGACTTACTTATTAAGTCCCAAAGGAGAGATTATTAATTAGAATGAAGGAATTTGGACCACACTTAAACAAAGTAATCAAATTTAGCATTAGGAATAACAGGAGGAACAGGCATCTTGAGTCTCTCTATGTGACTTGAGGATACACAACGCCTATGTAGATTTCTTGGCAAAAATGCTTaatctgaatctaatcatgagaaagtAATCCAAAAATACGGATCATGGGACATTTCACAAAACACCTGGCCCGGACTTCTCGAAATGTTAATGGCATGAAAGACTAGAGAGGTCGAAAGACCATTCTAGACTGAAGAAGACTAAAGAGGCAGGATAAACATTGTAACGTGCCGTCATTGATTGGAAACTGGGCAGTGGGGCTGTAAATGACATTTTGGGATAAATTAAAACTGGCTCTCTGTTAGATAATATTATTGAATAAACATTACACTTCTTGAGTTGAATGATGGCTTTGTGCTTCTGTTTGGGAGAATGTACTTGCTCATACAAAATGCAAACTGACACATATTCTTACAAAACATAGGAGGTCAGGACGAAATGCCACAGTGTAGGCAATTAAGTTTCAAATAGTTCAGAGAGGAAAAACATACATAGACAAAGCAAATGcagtagaaggaaaagaaaaaggagaagaaaaagaggaaaggagggaggatcTTCAGCTTCCTTCCTGCTGTTGTTTCATTGTAAAATTCATTAGGTTAATAAAATcctgccatttcttttcttttcacatttatttatttatttgagagagagtgagaggtgcagaaagagagggagagaatcctcaggccgactctgggctgagtgtggaacctgatctcattaccctgagatcaggacctgaactgaaaccaagagttggacacttgactgagccaccaagcaccctTACAATACAGCCATTTTTAAGgacaaaagaaaccagaaatttTCTGCCTTGCATGCTAATCTTAACCACCTGGAATTTGGGGATTCAAGACCCACCGGAGGCTGGGAAACAAGGACCTGGCCCAGAGCAGGGTGGTGAGTTAGATCTAGGACACCACATGTGACTGAGACACTTTGTGtaaaggaggcagaaaataaattcaaCCACCAAAGAGGGGAGATCACAGGGACATTCACGGGAGCAACCCCCAAACTTGGTAAAGGAAGTTGGGGTTGGATGATCTTCCTCTAGGAAATCataatcacagacctataccagGAGGGCTTGGCATTTGAGCTAATATTTGCTGCATGGTCCAGGAAATCTCAGTCGACAAAATGGATTTATTCAATTCTCTGGAGAAACACCCCACCACACATTTTTCAGTATTCCTACAGAGGAAGGTCAATAACATTTAAGCTCATAACTCATAACTCATGATTATGAAACCATGAGAAACCAAGCCAGATTAGAGTAGAAACCAGGCCAGATTAAAGTAGAACAGTATCTTTAAAgttctgagagaaaaagaagagccgGTCTAGGATTCTTCACCTGGTGAAAATAGACATCAAAAATAAAGACATCAGTCAACAAACACTGACATTTTACTATCAGCAGATTCTCAGCAGAGTAACCTCTTAAAGATCTCATTCAGAAAGAAAGGATAGGTCTCCAGAAGGAAGTTCTTCTGCAAAGCAAGAAGGAAGAGTCGTGTGGGTGAATCTCGATGATAATGTTAGCGCTTCCACTGTGTAAGATGGCGGGAGGGGGAGCAGCGGGCTATCTGTTGGCAACACTGACCCagttcttctcccctccctggggcCATGCCCTCTGTGCTGTGATTGTACAGCTCCTTTAGTACTGAGGTGGAGTCTCTTTCCCACCTCGTGGATCGAGGCTGGCCTTGTGACTTGCGTTGGCCAATGGAATGTGATGAAAGTTTGGGTGTGCTAGATTAGAGCTGAGGCTTCAAATGGCCTTGGATGCTTCTTTCTATTCTCTTGGGCCACTGCCGCCAGGGAAGCATGTCTGAGCTAGCCCACTGGAATAACAAGGCCATCCTCTGCCAGCCTGCCTCAGCCGACCCACCCCGACTAGAGAGACGCAGGACCCATTCCAGCTGGGATCACATCAGCAGCACCATCCAGCTGACCTGCAGGTTCATGAAGAATCATCCACAGTTATTGTTTAAAACCACTCAGTTTTAGGGGTGCCTCagacggttaagtgtctgacttgggctcaggtcatgatgtcaaggtcctggggtcctgagccccacatggagggtgtcttcttctccctctgcctctccccctcacttgcatgccctctctctctcaaataaataaaatcttaaaaaaaaaaacaacactaaatTTTTAGCCTGGTTTGCTACACAGCAATAACTGATACAGTAGTGATTGAAGTTGAAACATTCTAAGGTCCTTAATGTTTTTGTAGGAACAGTGAGATTAATTTTAGAGTTTCAGTTAAACATGCTTTAATATAATTTagcttgttaaaaatgtgaataacCATTAAATAGAAACAGAGTATATACATCTCAAACctgtaaagtaaaaaataaaacttaaccaatctgaaagaaaacagaaaagaagaggggaaaggcaaatagaagaacaagactaggggcacctgggtggctcagtgggttacacctctgccttcggctcaggtcatgatcttggggtcctgggatcgagccccacatcgagccccacatcaagctctctgctcagcggggaacccgcttctccctctctctctgcctgcctctctgcctatttgtgatctctgtctgtcaaataaataaataaaatattaaaaaaaaaaaaaagaacaagactaaCTGGTAAAAACACATgagtgtgatggttaatttatgTATCAGTTTGACCCATGGGGATGCCCAAAGATCtggttaaatattatttctgggtgtgtctgtgaaggtgttcCCAGaaaagattagcatttgaattggggGCTGAGAAAATCAGAGTGCCTCCCCACTTTGAGTGGGCAATGTCCAATATATTATGGGcctaaacagaacaaaaaggccaGGGTTGAATTAGCTCTCCCTGCCTGACTGTTGAGCTGAGATGTTGGGTCTTCTGCCCTCAGTGCTCTTGGTTCTCTGGCTTTGGACTTGGGTTGGAAAGACACTACCAGCTTTCCTAGGTCCCCAGCTTGTAGACAACAGGTTATATAAGTGCATGAGTCAATTCCTTATAATATATGTCACTACTTATccaatagaatatatatatgtacatataataagtagtgatatatatgtatatataaatataaaatattattttatatatataaaatatatataaaatattattggttGTTTCTGGAAAACCCTAACAAACTCATCCAGAAGTGGGAAAATCATTAAGCTAGATAATCCCAAGAATGCAAGTATTCTTTGACATTAGAAAATCtatcagtaaaaaaaaacaactatcattATAATTTACcatcatctcaaaagatgcaCATTTTACTTCTGTCcaagaaaacttattttttaaaaaaaatataaaaggattcCATTATACTCATCATTTTTATTGGACTACACCAGCATAAAACATACATGATGAACAGGTCATAAATGATTATATCAACGATACCTATCACATAGCACTTGATAGCTTGCAAATCACTTTCCATCCATTATCTACATAATCTAGTCACTCTGAAGGaggtattacatttttaaaaaatatataaatgaggaaacagatcTAAAAGGATGAAGTGATTTGTCCCAAATCccagttattttcatttattagttgGTTCTCTAGGATATCCTGTGTTGTATATCTGTTCATTAAATGAACAGATAGctatatacatgtaatatataatagaaaaaaaatctcaaaattctgAATTCAATTCTCCAGTGGTTTTTATATGCTCTTGGAACAaagctataaataaaaaaaactaacacaATAGTTCATATGTTTATGTACTTAATCAAACCTACCTTTCCTTCTGAAATTTGTAATCTGCAGTTAAATACTGGTTGTTTCCTCAACTTAAACACTATAGTTCCTTGAAAGCTAGATGAAGCTTGCAGCCTGGTAGTTTCTACCTACCAACTTGGCAACTTATATTGGAAGGACAAGTGAGCACTCCTCTTGGTACTTAATCCTAACTAGTTGCACATACCTCTGTATGCCACAAACCTTTGACAACTTGACCTGCTATTTTGGTGTCAAATGAAAGGATGTCGTGGGAAATATGTAGGAGTGCTTTTCCCTATTTCTCAAAGTATAGCTAAAAACCATGGACATTCTATATAAAAACAACATTAAGATTCTGAAAGGTGGGGAGAATACAAACTGGCTGGGGACCTCAGGGCCTGAAGAACAACACAGACTGAGTCCCTTGGGTTTTCCTTTGCCCTCCTCTATCCCAGACTGGATTCTGAAGAAGCTGGCAACCAAGAAATGCCAAGGTgcacagacaaaaaacaaaacaaaacaaaacaaacaaaaatggctCAAGAAAATCTGTTCTTTCTTAACAAAGGATGAGGAAAGAAGTGGACTAGCAAGACGGAAAACTTGTAGACAATACCCATCCTACTCCAGCCAAAGAGCTGAGACCAAATGGGGAGCCTACACTTCTACCTCCCCAGTCTGTAACAAGGTTCCTCAATGCTCCGCCTCTGCATCACAGTGGTATCAGAGAAGGTCAAGTAAGGACAGAATTTTCCAAACCAACTCTTTCCCCATCCCACCCTGGCAGTGCCCATGGAGACCATGGGGGAGAAGTCTTCCAATGCTACCCAGAGACAAGACGTCTCCCTCCTACCTCGCTGGTGTGGGGTCAGTAGAGGCCTGGTAGGGAGTTTTAACTCCCACCCCTACCTAGCAGTAGTGAGGACACCTATCCTGGTGTCAGTAGAGGCCAATGATGAGCCTGCACTTCCAACACCAACTTACAGTAATAAGCAGTAACCCCTCAACCCTTTCTCCAAAGAGGCCTGCCCAAATAGAAGCTTTAAATAGGAAACAGAGTCTCATAACATAACACTCAAAACGCCCAGATTTCAACTAAATATTGCCGGCGCACACAGAAGGAAAATCTCAACTCAAATAAGACAGCCCACAGGTGCCAACACTGAAAtgacacagatgttagaattacctgataaaagattttaaaatagccGTCATAAAATGCCTCAATGAGCAAGGACAAACATGCTTGACGTGATTTTAGAAAAGAGTTTCAGTAAAGAAGTAGAATACAATCAAATggaactgaaaaatagaaatgaaataaaacccaaTGATGGAGTCAACAtcagaagggaaggggcagaggaaagaattagtgaaGTTGAAGATAGAACAATAGAAAGTATGCAACCtgaacaacagaaaagaaattactgTGGATGGAATTGTGTGTCAACCATCCCCCAACCACCAATTCATGCTGAAGCCCTaaccaatgtgactgtatttagagacAGGCTTTGAggaaggtaattaaggttaaatgaggtcgtAAGTATGGGGTCTTAAGCTGATAGGATTGGTAGCCTTGTAAGAAGATAGAATACTCTCCACACGTGCATGCAGAGAGGAAAAGCTGTGAGGACACAGAAAGGAGGTGGCCGTCTACAAGCTAGGAAGAGAAACCTCTTATCAGAAACCCAATCAGTGCataccttgatcttggccttcccagcctctagaatgGTGAGAAGTGAACTTCTGTTATATGAGCcccccagtctatggtattttgttttggcaCCCCCAAGCAGATTAACAGATTTTGGCACCTATAAGACGGGCTCTAACAGATGCCTAAAGATGTGGAAGTACCTTTGAACTGGGTAATGGGTGGAGGTTGGCAGAGTTTTGAGGTGCACACTCTAAATATGGATGTTAAAAGCCATTCTGATGAAATCTCAGATAGAAATGAGGAACACGTTATCAGAAACTGGAAGGCAATCCTTGTTGTAAAGTTCCAGTGTTTTGTGGAAGGTAGAACTTGTGAGCAAAGAAACTGTAGACATTCAACACAGATTTCCAAGCAAAGTGTTGGAGGTGCAGCTTGGGCCCTCCTTACTGCTTGTAACAAAATGCGAGAGGTGAGAGGTACACTGAAGGACTtgttaagcaaaaacaaaacaaaaaccccaaaccctagAACTtagagatttggaaaattctgtCCACCCATATTGCAAAATATGAGAAAGCCTGTTCTGCAGAGAACGCTAAGGGTGTGGCTGAACAACCATCTGAAAAAGAGAACAGGCGTGTGATCATGGGTGTGATTAAGTTCAGCCATCTCCACAGAAGCCGGGATGGTACCAGCAGAAACACGCCAGCTGGGACTCAAGGGACAGAAAAAGTAGACAAATGGAGGAAGACTCTCAGATCCTACAGTACTGGACAATAAAGCTACTCAGCCACAAACACAAACATGCtctatgtttcaaaaaaaaaaaaaaaaaaagaatgactcaaGTCAATTTCAGGATCATCACTGCCTCCTGTGTCAAAGGATGGGGATGTCACCTAAGTTTCAACAGGCCAGCTGCCACAGATGCCAACAAAGTTCTGGAGGCAGGGCTACCCAGCAGAGACTTGGTGCGGAGACTGCTAACCAGTGGGTCCAGAAGGTGGGATCACTGTCTCAGTGGGTCTGGAAGGTGGGATATCCAGCCAAATAGGATTGTTCTCAAGACCTAAGATTTAAGGGAGTTTGCCTTGCTGGGTTTTGGACTTGCTGGGGACctctcactccttccttctttcctatttctccctTTTGGAATGAGAATATCTATCACATGCCTGTTCCACAATCCTATTTTGGAAGCATATAACTTATCTGGTTTCACAGGTTCGCAGCTGAACAAAAATTCTGCCTCAGGATAAATTATACCTTAAGCCTCACCCATATCTGATTTATGTGATATTTAGGTAAGATTTCAGACTTGATGTTGGAATGAGTTAAGATTTGAGGGGTTGTTGGGATGGAGCAAATGTATTTTGCAtgaacatgaatttgggggaccAGGGGCAgaatgctatggactgaattgtgtgccccccaaattcatatgttgaagtgtTAACTCTCAGTGTGAATTGTATTTGGACACAGGGGTTCTCAGAGGTaactaaggttaaatgaggtcataaggctGGGGTCCTAACCAGATAGGACTGGCAGCTTTATaggaaatagaagagagagagCTCTCTTTTCCCATGAAAGCACCAAAAAAAGGCCtcgtgaggacacagcaagaaggtggccctTTGCAATCCAGGAAAAGAGCCCTCACCAGGGGCCAAAGCTGAcagcttgatcttggacttcccagcctccaaaactgtgagaaattcatttctgttgtttgagctCCCCATTCTAGattattttgttatggtagcctgaGGACATCAAGGTAAAAATATACTctgggttggggcggggggagaaaaaaaaaaaaaaacagaagaagaacagAGCCTCAGGAACCTGTGGGACTACAATCAAAGATCTAACATGTGTGTCATCAGAGTCCTAGAAGGAGAGGAGTGAGGGCTGGAAAATGTGTTCAAAGAAATGATGGGTAAAAATGCCCCAAACGTCGTGAAACACATACACCTACAGACTGAAGTTCAGAAAAcaggataaactcaaagaaatccACATCAAGACACATCATCAAACttgtgaaaactaaaaacaaaatactcaaaatatgTGCAATAACCTTCAAagtttcaatgaaaaaaaaaaaatatatatatatggctgtcCTGTGCCTCTACCCAAGAATAAAATGGTGAAAGGTATTTCAAAGTCTTACCAAATTTCACAAACTAATATGCAGTGTCAGCTCAGGTCTACAACTTAATGTGACTATGGATAAGTCTAAAGTACAAACTACATACAATTGAggtaaaatctttataaataaacacatcCTCAGGTAACTTAGCTTAAAATAGACTGAAAACATCAAAGGTCCCTTCTGTACCTTCTCTTTCTAGACTGTCAGTCTTGACCTCTGGAGTTAGTACGATTCTTAGCAGGCTGTGAATCAGTAAGCAAGGTCTCCGAAACAAAGATTGCGGCAGCAGACTGGCACGCCGACGTTCCTTGGTGTTGGGGCGGAAACTCTGCACCTGGCCAACTAACGTGTCTAATACTTTCCCTGGTTGGGAGCACTCATTTGGGTAGTTATCGCAATCAACATCTCTTGAGTTCATTCCCCCAGTCCTTTTTCTCGATCCTTCTCATCTATTTCCCAAGTGACCCTATACTTAAGCCAGAGGACCACTTCCCTTCCACCGCCACTCCCAACCCTGGACCAACTTGTGAATTCTTAATCTCTTATATCTGTCTCTGCAATTTCCCTAAAGAACCCCCTCAACTCTTTAAAGCTTCGTCTCCTTAGCATTAAGAGACTATCCAGCCCAGACAAGATGCCTTCTTTGCATCACCACACACCCTGTTTCTCTCCCAAGGATCTGGAAGCTTACATACACCTTAAGGTGTTGGAAATAATCATTCTCTTTCCCCGAGGAAATTTAAAGTCCTCTGCTGCAACGGAAAAATGTCAAACCCCTCCTTCACATCCTAAGTACGCTATGTATCAGCAATGACTTCTCAATATCGTTTGCATGACACACTCTGAACTTCATTTGTAGCCCTCACATGACGCTTAGTAACTGTCTGCTAAATATGCTCTAAAGGTACCACATCTACATGGTCTCtatccagtatgaattctctttTGCTGGCCAAAGGCTGAATGCTCACTAAAGGCTTTTCCGTATTCTTTGGTTTTCCCCCCAGCATGAGTTTTCTGATGTTGAGAAAGGGATGAACTCTGgctgaaggcttttccacattccttACACTTATAGGGCTTTTCTCCAGTGTGAGTTTTCTGATGCTTTGTAAGAGATGAGCTCtggctgaaagcttttccacagtCCTTACacttgtaaggtttctctccagtgtgtgTTCTCTGATGACGAATAAGGGCTGAGCGGTCGCTGAAGGCTTTGGCACAATCATTGCATTTATAGGGTTTCTCCCCAGTGTGAGTTCTCTGGTGTTGAGTCAGGGCTGAACAGTAGccaaaggctttcccacactcatTACACTCATAAGGCCTCTCCCCAGTATGAGTTCTCTGGTGCTGAATAAGGCCTGATCGATCactaaaggccttcccacattcattacacttatagggtttctctccagtgtgaatgACCTGATGCTGGGTAAGGAATGTGCTCTGgctaaaggccttcccacactcgTTACACTCgtaaggtttttctccagtatgaattcgCTGATGTTGAGTGAGGTATGAGCTCTGattaaaggccttcccacattcactgcactcatagggcttctctccagtaTGGATGATATGGTGGCGAATGAGAGCAGAGCGGtgactgaaggctttcccacattcgtGACATTcgtagggtttctctccagtatgaactcTCTGGTGTAGAGTAAGGTGTATGCTCTGGCTAAAAGCTTTCCCACACTCGTTACATTCATAGGGCTTTTCtcctgtgtgaattctctgatgcaAGACAAAAGCTGAGTAGTAACTAAAGGCTTTCTCACACTCATTACACTTCCAAGGTTTCTTCTCGGCACAAATCTTCTCGTGCCTCATTAGATCGgaattttaagttctttgtaAATGAATCACAGTTATGTAGTCTCCCTCCTTGTTGCTGGGGAAGGGATGACCTCTGACTACAACTTTTCCCCAATTCATCACACTGGTAACGTCTCTCCCCAGAAGATTTCTTCTGAGTGACAGCCTCCCGTATTAAATGTTT comes from Mustela nigripes isolate SB6536 chromosome 7, MUSNIG.SB6536, whole genome shotgun sequence and encodes:
- the ZNF892 gene encoding zinc finger protein 892; protein product: MRHEKICAEKKPWKCNECEKAFSYYSAFVLHQRIHTGEKPYECNECGKAFSQSIHLTLHQRVHTGEKPYECHECGKAFSHRSALIRHHIIHTGEKPYECSECGKAFNQSSYLTQHQRIHTGEKPYECNECGKAFSQSTFLTQHQVIHTGEKPYKCNECGKAFSDRSGLIQHQRTHTGERPYECNECGKAFGYCSALTQHQRTHTGEKPYKCNDCAKAFSDRSALIRHQRTHTGEKPYKCKDCGKAFSQSSSLTKHQKTHTGEKPYKCKECGKAFSQSSSLSQHQKTHAGGKTKEYGKAFSEHSAFGQQKRIHTG